In a genomic window of Phycodurus eques isolate BA_2022a chromosome 2, UOR_Pequ_1.1, whole genome shotgun sequence:
- the supv3l1 gene encoding ATP-dependent RNA helicase SUPV3L1, mitochondrial, with translation MSVNVCLYLISRLRHNVNTRTARLVRSSRHAVSGPVSLHREHPVCTVVRSRNCSSSSKPPDTSLFLPLTLKTDLSAEGSVGAELTQPLDKSELLKIANRFYKRKEMQKLAADNGLDARLFHQAFINFRKYILEVPSLPADLHIILSDICCGAGHIDDIYPYFMRHAKQIFPMLDCMDDLRKISDLRVPANWYPEARAIQRKVIFHAGPTNSGKTYNAIQRYLAAKSGVYCGPLKLLAHEIFEKTNQADVPCDLVTGEERTFVDAEGRASGHVACTIEMCSVTTPYEVAVIDEIQMIRDPSRGWAWTRALLGLCAEEIHVCGEPAAIDFVRELMYSTGEEVEVHTYQRLTPFSILDSAVESLDNLRAGDCIVCFSKNDIYSISRQIEARGLECAVIYGSLPPGTKLSQAKKFNDPDDPCKILVATDAIGMGLNLSIKRIIFNSLVKPNVNEKGEKQMETISTSQALQIAGRAGRFSSKFKEGEVTTMHRDDLPVLKDILNHTVEPIETAGLHPTAEQIEMFAYHLPDATLSNLIDIFVSLSQVDGLYFVCNIDDFKFLADMIQHIPLNLRSRYVFCTAPINKKQPFVCTSFLKFARQFSRDEPLTFDWVCRHVNWPLAPPKNIKDLVHLEAVHDVLDLYLWLSYRFLDMFPDTAFVREIQRELDATIQEGVRNITRLIRATDPAITGPLQAQRNRVQTGASGSHSSGVRSLSASKGLKQTVDSSLANRLVRDGLLTSEILQQLQREWSKEQKKESSNQSALDIKLNSNSNKDNKRKKRK, from the exons atgtcggTGAACgtgtgtttgtatttaatttctcGCCTTCGTCACAATGTTAACACTCGAACAGCTCGCCTGGTCAGAAGTAGCCGTCATGCGGTTTCGGGCCCCGTTTCATTGCATAGAGAGCACCCGGTGTGTACCGTGGTTCGCAGCAGGAATTGTTCTTCATCCTCTAAACCTCCGGACACGTCTCTTTTTCTCCCTCTCACGCTGAAGACGGACCTGTCTGCTGAAGGGAGTGTGGGAGCGGAGCTGACCCAGCCTCTGGATAAAA GTGAGCTTTTAAAAATTGCAAACCGGTTTTACAAGAGGAAAGAGATGCAGAAGCTGGCTGCAGATAACGGACTGGATG CACGACTCTTCCACCAGGCCTTTATTAACTTCAGGAAATATATCCTAGAGGTGCCATCACTCCCTGCTGATCTGCACATCATTCTCAGTGACATTTGTTGCGGAGCAG GTCACATAGATGACATCTACCCATATTTCATGCGACACGCCAAGCAGATATTTCCCATGCTTGACTGTATGGACGACCTAAGGAAGATCTCTGACCTCAGAGTTCCTGCTAACTG GTACCCGGAGGCCCGCGCCATCCAGAGGAAGGTGATCTTCCATGCCGGCCCCACCAACAGCGGCAAAACCTACAACGCCATCCAACGCTACCTGGCGGCAAAGTCGGGGGTCTACTGCGGACCCCTCAAACTTCTCGCCCACGAAATCTTTGAAAAGACCAACCAAGCT GATGTACCATGTGACTTGGTTACTGGCGAGGAAAGGACGTTTGTGGACGCGGAGGGTCGAGCGTCTGGTCATGTGGCCTGCACCATCGAGATGTGCAGCGTCACAACTCCAT atgaagtggctgtgaTCGATGAAATTCAAATGATCAGAGATCCTTCACGAGGCTGGGCCTGGACCAGAGCTCTGCTGG gtctCTGTGCGGAGGAGATTCATGTGTGTGGTGAACCTGCAGCCATTGACTTCGTCAGAGAGCTGATGTATAGCACTGGAGAGGAGGTGGAG GTCCATACTTACCAACGTCTAACTCCGTTCTCCATCCTGGATAGCGCTGTGGAGTCTCTAGACAACCTGAGAGCAGGGGATTGCATCGTGTGCTTCAGTAAAAATGACATCTACTCCATAAGCAGGCAGATTGAAGCCAGGGGGCTTGAATGTGCTGTCATTTATGGAAGTTTACCTCCAG GCACCAAACTCTCTCAGGCCAAGAAGTTCAACGACCCCGATGACCCCTGCAAAATCTTGGTAGCAACAGATGCTATTGGGATGGGCCTTAATTT GAGCATAAAACGTATCATCTTCAACAGTCTAGTGAAGCCGAACGTCAACGAAAAAGGGGAGAAGCAGATGGAGACCATCAGCACGTCGCAGGCTCTCCAGATCGCCGGGCGAGCCGGAAG GTTCTCTTCCAAGTTCAAAGAGGGAGAGGTAACCACCATGCACAGAGATGATCTTCCAGTCCTAAAAGATATACTAAATCACACTGTGGAGCCCATTGAG ACTGCAGGTCTTCATCCCACTGCAGAGCAGATTGAGATGTTTGCTTATCATCTACCCGATGCTACTCTCTCTAACCTCATT gaCATTTTTGTCAGCCTCTCCCAGGTGGACGGCCTCTATTTTGTCTGCAACATCGATGACTTTAAGTTCCTGGCTGACATGATTCAGCACATCCCGCTCAACCTGAGGTCACGCTACGTTTTCTGCACGGCTCCCATCAATAAGAAGCAGCCTTTTGTATGCACATCTTTCTTAAAG TTCGCCCGTCAGTTCAGCCGAGACGAACCCTTGACCTTTGACTGGGTCTGTCGGCATGTCAACTGGCCTCTGGCCCCGCCCAAAAACATAAAAGACCTGGTTCACCTGGAGGCTGTTCACGACGTGTTGGATCTTTACCTCTGGTTAAG TTACCGTTTCTTGGACATGTTCCCTGACACTGCCTTTGTGCGGGAAATCCAACGGGAACTGGACGCCACCATCCAAGAGGGCGTACGGAATATCACGCGTCTCATCCGAGCCACAGACCCGGCCATCACCGGCCCACTCCAGGCGCAGAGAAACCGCGTCCAAACCGGTGCCTCCGGTAGCCACTCGTCAGGAGTCAGAAGTCTGAGCGCTTCAAAAGGCTTGAAACAGACCGTGGACAGCTCGCTAGCTAACCGCCTGGTGCGAGACGGACTTTTGACGTCCGAGATCCTGCAGCAGCTGCAGAGGGAGTGGTCTAAAGAACAGAAGAAAGAGTCCAGCAATCAGAGCGCACTGGATATTAAACTTAACAGTAacagcaacaaagacaacaagagGAAAAAGAGGAAATGA
- the vps26a gene encoding vacuolar protein sorting-associated protein 26A isoform X1: MSFLGGLFGPVCEIDVLLNDAESRKMAELKTEDGKMEKHFMFYDGESVSGKGAYIREVDRRERQSVSSLAEFHLNVGSLPSVAPLPSPCAENRGRRSVSRVRSPKTDEKHKNKDNTRERLTEATTLVNLNVKQGGKRLEHQGIRIEFVGQIELFSDKSNTHEFVDLVKELALPGELTQNRSYDFEFMQVEKPYESYTGANVRLRYFLRVTIVRRLSDLVKEYELIVHQLATYPDVNNSIKMEVGIEDCLHIEFEYNKSKYHLKDVIVGKIYFLLVRIKIQHMELQLIKKEITGIGPSTTTETDTVAKYEIMDGAPVKGESIPIRLFLAGYDLTTTMRDVNKKFSVRYFLNLVLVDEEDRRYFKQQEIVLWRKAPEKIRKRNFHQRYESPDSQTQPVNAEQPEM, encoded by the exons ATG AGTTTCCTGGGGGGTTTGTTCGGGCCGGTGTGCGAGATTGATGTCCTGCTGAACGATGCAGAGAGCCGGAAGATGGCTGAACTCAAGACAGAAGATGGAAAGATGGAGAAACATTTTATGTTCTATGATGGAGAGTCTGTGTCTGGGAAG ggagcgtacattcgcgaggtggatcgacgggaacgccaatctgtgtcctctcttgcggagtttcacctgaatgtcggctcgcttccctctgtggcgccgcttccgtctccatgcgccgaaaaccgcggacgccgctccg tgagtcgtgtaaggtctccaaagacggacgaaaaacacaaaaacaaagacaatactagagagcgccttaccgaggcgaccacactg GTGAATCTAAATGTCAAGCAGGGAGGAAAACGACTGGAGCACCAGGGCATCCGCATTGAGTTTGTTGGACAGATCG AGCTCTTCTCGGACAAAAGCAACACCCACGAGTTTGTGGATCTGGTGAAAGAGTTGGCGTTGCCAGGAGAGCTCACCCAGAATAGAAGCTACGACTTTGAGTTCATGCAGGTGGAGAAGCCCTACGAGTCGTATACTGGCGCCAACGTCAGGCTAAG GTATTTTCTCAGGGTGACGATAGTTCGTCGATTGTCAGATCTGGTGAAGGAGTATGAGCTGATTGTCCATCAGCTGGCCACCTACCCAGACGTCAACAACTCAATCAAGATGGAGGTCGGCATAGAAGACTGCCTTCACATCGAGTTTGAATACAATAAATCCAA GTACCACCTAAAGGACGTCATCGTTGGGAAGATTTACTTCCTGCTGGTCAGGATCAAGATCCAACACATGGAGCTGCAGCTCATCAAGAAGGAGATAACAGGCATAG GTCCGAGTACGACCACAGAGACGGATACAGTGGCCAAGTATGAGATTATGGATGGAGCACCGGTTAAAGGCGAATCTATTCCCATCAGACTCTTTCTAGCAG GGTATGACTTGACAACCACCATGCGGGACGTCAACAAGAAGTTCTCTGTACGCTACTTCCTGAATCTGGTGTTAGTGGACGAAGAAGATAGAAGATACTTTAAGCAGCAG GAGATTGTTTTGTGGAGGAAAGCCCCAGAGAAGATTAGAAAACGAAACTTCCACCAGCGCTACGAGTCTCCTGATTCCCAAACTCAGCCTGTTAATGCGGAGCAGCCGGAGATGTGA
- the vps26a gene encoding vacuolar protein sorting-associated protein 26A isoform X2, with amino-acid sequence MSFLGGLFGPVCEIDVLLNDAESRKMAELKTEDGKMEKHFMFYDGESVSGKVNLNVKQGGKRLEHQGIRIEFVGQIELFSDKSNTHEFVDLVKELALPGELTQNRSYDFEFMQVEKPYESYTGANVRLRYFLRVTIVRRLSDLVKEYELIVHQLATYPDVNNSIKMEVGIEDCLHIEFEYNKSKYHLKDVIVGKIYFLLVRIKIQHMELQLIKKEITGIGPSTTTETDTVAKYEIMDGAPVKGESIPIRLFLAGYDLTTTMRDVNKKFSVRYFLNLVLVDEEDRRYFKQQEIVLWRKAPEKIRKRNFHQRYESPDSQTQPVNAEQPEM; translated from the exons ATG AGTTTCCTGGGGGGTTTGTTCGGGCCGGTGTGCGAGATTGATGTCCTGCTGAACGATGCAGAGAGCCGGAAGATGGCTGAACTCAAGACAGAAGATGGAAAGATGGAGAAACATTTTATGTTCTATGATGGAGAGTCTGTGTCTGGGAAG GTGAATCTAAATGTCAAGCAGGGAGGAAAACGACTGGAGCACCAGGGCATCCGCATTGAGTTTGTTGGACAGATCG AGCTCTTCTCGGACAAAAGCAACACCCACGAGTTTGTGGATCTGGTGAAAGAGTTGGCGTTGCCAGGAGAGCTCACCCAGAATAGAAGCTACGACTTTGAGTTCATGCAGGTGGAGAAGCCCTACGAGTCGTATACTGGCGCCAACGTCAGGCTAAG GTATTTTCTCAGGGTGACGATAGTTCGTCGATTGTCAGATCTGGTGAAGGAGTATGAGCTGATTGTCCATCAGCTGGCCACCTACCCAGACGTCAACAACTCAATCAAGATGGAGGTCGGCATAGAAGACTGCCTTCACATCGAGTTTGAATACAATAAATCCAA GTACCACCTAAAGGACGTCATCGTTGGGAAGATTTACTTCCTGCTGGTCAGGATCAAGATCCAACACATGGAGCTGCAGCTCATCAAGAAGGAGATAACAGGCATAG GTCCGAGTACGACCACAGAGACGGATACAGTGGCCAAGTATGAGATTATGGATGGAGCACCGGTTAAAGGCGAATCTATTCCCATCAGACTCTTTCTAGCAG GGTATGACTTGACAACCACCATGCGGGACGTCAACAAGAAGTTCTCTGTACGCTACTTCCTGAATCTGGTGTTAGTGGACGAAGAAGATAGAAGATACTTTAAGCAGCAG GAGATTGTTTTGTGGAGGAAAGCCCCAGAGAAGATTAGAAAACGAAACTTCCACCAGCGCTACGAGTCTCCTGATTCCCAAACTCAGCCTGTTAATGCGGAGCAGCCGGAGATGTGA